TGCGTGTCTATTTCCAAGATCAATTAAACCAATGTCGCAATATTACGAACTATACAGACGTAGCAGGTAACTTCTTTATTTAGTTTTTTGTGCTTGGCTAACTTTTACAGCATAGGGTATGGACCTTTGACGGATTCGCGTTGGTAGTTTTAATTCACGTACTAATGGAAAAATGTTTAGAATTTCATTGACTGATGCATTGGATGATTTGATTTCCCAAGGGAAAATATCCCCACAGCTGGCTATGAAAGTTCTTTTCAACGTAAGTATAAATTGCCAAAACAAGACCCTGTCTTTAGTTTGACGCCGCTAGCTAACACGCTCATTCATAGTTTGATAAAAGCATGACAGAAGCGTTGGCTGAAAAAGTACGGGCTCGCCTGACGTTTAAGGGACACCTTGATACATACCGGTTTTGCGACGAAGTTTGGACgtttattataaaaaatccaaatttcCGGTTTGATAACGAAACCGTGACAAGCAATAAGATTCGGATTGTCGCTTGTGCAACCCGCGATTCTTCAGCAAATCGCTGATTGGTAAATATCATAAATAAAGGACTGTTTCATGATTTCGCTATGTCATGAACTACCTTGCACTTGTCATGATTTTTCGGTATTGGGAACGAAAGTCTTGGATGTACAGTTTCGTTCAATTGTGCCTTTCTAGCCTCACTGTATTAAACCTTTGATTTAATGTCTTTTGGATAACTcgttttgatttttttccgttgatttttctttcatgcTTCCATGATGACCAATGGCTTGTTGTAACTTTAGAATTCCCTTTCTTGACATTGTTTGTTGTCTCTTAATTATTTACAGTTCTTCCAAACTGTCTACTTTACATTGTTATCTTTAATAATTTCGTTGCACCGTGTATGTATTGTCGCCGACGTTAAAGGATTGGTTTACCCTTCTTTTAACGTAACTATGCTGAACTTTGCGACATTTGGCTTACAAAtgatctttcttttgtggTAGATTTTTCGAGATATTTGGTGTTTTCATCTTGCACCAAGCGTTTTCCATCCACTACTTGTATTTTAGTTGATTGAATATGTGAATAAGTTGTCGGATATTCATTTGTTCTTTATTCGATTCGTTTCTATTTCGTACATGGTGCTATTCCCTTTCGTAGCCTATTATGATGCGTTTtcattcatcaaaaacTGTTAGTAAGAAAAAACGCAAATATAAAAGTAACGGTAAGCGGAATAATTACCCCTCAATTTCGTTGAAAACGGACGttattaaagaaacaaataaatcaCACGAAAGCAATGTGATCAGGATTGCTTGGCGTaaacgaaaataaaaaattgagcACGGCGCACAAGGATGGACCTGCAATCTTTAAAGGTGAATGTCAAATAGACGAGGATTCTAGTTAATTATGAAGAAAGTTGCTGCTCCAATCAAACCAAACAGGCTTGTTTGGAACAAGCCATGTATGGAGGAACTGCCAGATTGAACTGCGTTGTTCCGGGCAAGAGAAGTGGTGGAATTGCTGTAATTTCCGAATTTGCTAGAATTGTTAAAGTTGCTGAAGTTGCTGTAATTGCTGAAGTTGCTTCCCGCATTGGAGGAGTTGCTTATATTTCCATATGGGGCTGCAATGGCACTAACGCTAGCAACTGGCTGGGAAGAGATAGGAAAGGATGTAGAAGAACCAGCGTACCAAGAACTCAACGTGGAAGAATCAGTTTTAGACTGGGACGTTTTATGAGAGGTGGTGGCATTAGAAGAGGCAGGGACATTAGAAGAGGCAGGGACATTACTCGAAAATGATAGAGCAGGGGAGGCATTGTCGCTTGAAGGCAAAAGAGTGAATTCGTCAGACTGAGCATAGATTTCCTCGGGACTCTCGGGATTACCCAGATTGATACGGAAACCATTACCAGTAGGCCAGTCGCTGGTATTTACGGTAACCTTACTTTCGGTGAGATTAATCTTAGCAACCAACCTGTTCAAGATTGGAAAGTTGACATAGTTGGTCAAGTATACTCCGACGAACGGTTTGTCTGTTCGGACATAATCCCACGTTATTGTATGATTATCCTTGATTTCCCATTGCGTACTTTGGGAAGGGCTGGTGATATGAATAGTCAGAGAGCAGGCGACGAAAGCAAACACCACCAAATTTGTTAGGATCATCTTGATTGATACAAACGAGATTTAAAGATTGAAAATAAGAGTT
The nucleotide sequence above comes from Schizosaccharomyces osmophilus chromosome 3, complete sequence. Encoded proteins:
- the toa2 gene encoding transcription factor TFIIA complex small subunit Toa2, which encodes MSQYYELYRRSRISLTDALDDLISQGKISPQLAMKVLFNFDKSMTEALAEKVRARLTFKGHLDTYRFCDEVWTFIIKNPNFRFDNETVTSNKIRIVACATRDSSANR
- a CDS encoding Ser-Thr-rich glycosyl-phosphatidyl-inositol-anchored membrane family, producing MILTNLVVFAFVACSLTIHITSPSQSTQWEIKDNHTITWDYVRTDKPFVGVYLTNYVNFPILNRLVAKINLTESKVTVNTSDWPTGNGFRINLGNPESPEEIYAQSDEFTLLPSSDNASPALSFSSNVPASSNVPASSNATTSHKTSQSKTDSSTLSSWYAGSSTSFPISSQPVASVSAIAAPYGNISNSSNAGSNFSNYSNFSNFNNSSKFGNYSNSTTSLARNNAVQSGSSSIHGLFQTSLFGLIGAATFFIIN